From Juglans regia cultivar Chandler chromosome 6, Walnut 2.0, whole genome shotgun sequence, the proteins below share one genomic window:
- the LOC109003061 gene encoding uncharacterized protein At4g33100 isoform X3, with protein sequence MTAGRAVDDHPFLKALKHRESVRHTQMGITREKNRSHSSTSPCSHLRAAYHNCFNRWYSEKFVKGHWEKEECISEWQKYRACLSEHLDDKHLSRFLEAETVVDAAIKDDSGNPVDGAATRVAQ encoded by the exons ATGACCGCTGGTCGAGCCGTCGACGATCACCCCTTTCT GAAAGCACTGAAACATCGAGAGTCGGTCAGACATACTCAAATGGGGATAACTAGGGAGAAAAATCGCTCTCATTCGTCAACATCGCCTTGTTCGCATCTCAGAGCTGCCTACCACAATTGCTTCAACAG GTGGTATTCAGAGAAGTTCGTCAAGGGGCACTGGGAGAAAGAGGAATGCATTTCTGAGTGGCAAAAGTACAGAGCTTGCCTTTCT gAACATTTGGATGACAAGCATCTGAGTCGATTTTTGGAAGCAGAGACCGTTGTCGATGCGGCCATTAAAGATGATTCCGGAAACCCAGTTGATGGTGCAGCTACTCGTGTAGCACAGTGA
- the LOC109003061 gene encoding uncharacterized protein At4g33100 isoform X4, which translates to MGITREKNRSHSSTSPCSHLRAAYHNCFNRWYSEKFVKGHWEKEECISEWQKYRACLSEHLDDKHLSRFLEAETVVDAAIKDDSGNPVDGAATRVAQ; encoded by the exons ATGGGGATAACTAGGGAGAAAAATCGCTCTCATTCGTCAACATCGCCTTGTTCGCATCTCAGAGCTGCCTACCACAATTGCTTCAACAG GTGGTATTCAGAGAAGTTCGTCAAGGGGCACTGGGAGAAAGAGGAATGCATTTCTGAGTGGCAAAAGTACAGAGCTTGCCTTTCT gAACATTTGGATGACAAGCATCTGAGTCGATTTTTGGAAGCAGAGACCGTTGTCGATGCGGCCATTAAAGATGATTCCGGAAACCCAGTTGATGGTGCAGCTACTCGTGTAGCACAGTGA
- the LOC109003061 gene encoding uncharacterized protein At4g33100 isoform X1, protein MTAGRAVDDHPFLSNGRKALKHRESVRHTQMGITREKNRSHSSTSPCSHLRAAYHNCFNRWYSEKFVKGHWEKEECISEWQKYRACLSEHLDDKHLSRFLEAETVVDAAIKDDSGNPVDGAATRVAQ, encoded by the exons ATGACCGCTGGTCGAGCCGTCGACGATCACCCCTTTCT ATCAAACGGAAGGAAAGCACTGAAACATCGAGAGTCGGTCAGACATACTCAAATGGGGATAACTAGGGAGAAAAATCGCTCTCATTCGTCAACATCGCCTTGTTCGCATCTCAGAGCTGCCTACCACAATTGCTTCAACAG GTGGTATTCAGAGAAGTTCGTCAAGGGGCACTGGGAGAAAGAGGAATGCATTTCTGAGTGGCAAAAGTACAGAGCTTGCCTTTCT gAACATTTGGATGACAAGCATCTGAGTCGATTTTTGGAAGCAGAGACCGTTGTCGATGCGGCCATTAAAGATGATTCCGGAAACCCAGTTGATGGTGCAGCTACTCGTGTAGCACAGTGA
- the LOC109003061 gene encoding uncharacterized protein At4g33100 isoform X2, whose protein sequence is MTAGRAVDDHPFLRKALKHRESVRHTQMGITREKNRSHSSTSPCSHLRAAYHNCFNRWYSEKFVKGHWEKEECISEWQKYRACLSEHLDDKHLSRFLEAETVVDAAIKDDSGNPVDGAATRVAQ, encoded by the exons ATGACCGCTGGTCGAGCCGTCGACGATCACCCCTTTCT AAGGAAAGCACTGAAACATCGAGAGTCGGTCAGACATACTCAAATGGGGATAACTAGGGAGAAAAATCGCTCTCATTCGTCAACATCGCCTTGTTCGCATCTCAGAGCTGCCTACCACAATTGCTTCAACAG GTGGTATTCAGAGAAGTTCGTCAAGGGGCACTGGGAGAAAGAGGAATGCATTTCTGAGTGGCAAAAGTACAGAGCTTGCCTTTCT gAACATTTGGATGACAAGCATCTGAGTCGATTTTTGGAAGCAGAGACCGTTGTCGATGCGGCCATTAAAGATGATTCCGGAAACCCAGTTGATGGTGCAGCTACTCGTGTAGCACAGTGA